The DNA region CGCGACGCCCTGGCCAGTGCCGACATGGACGGGGTCGCCGCCCTGCTGGGCCGTCCGTACAGCATCAGCGGCCACGTCGTCCACGGGCGCAAGCTCGGCCGCGACCTCGGCTTCCCCACCCTGAACCTGCGCTTCTCGCACTGGAAACCGGCCGCCTCGGGCATCTTCGCGGTCCAGGTCCACGGCCTGGTGGCCGACCCGCTGCCGGGTGTGGCCAACCTCGGGGTGCGGCCGTCACTGGATCCGCGCGATGTCAACGGCGGGCGCGTGCTGCTGGAGACCCACTGCCTGGAATGGCCCAGCCAGCTCGGGGCGCAGGGGGGCTACGGTAAAATCGTCCGGGTGGACCTGCTGCGCAAACTGCACGACGAGCTGAAGTACGACAGCCTGGAAGCGCTGCGTGCCGGCATTGCGCGCGATTGCGCCGACGCCCGCGCCTTCTTCGCGTCCACCCGCCGCCAGACCACCCGCGACCGAATTTAGGGGGCGCCCCCGCCGCTCGCCGCCTCGACAGGCTCAGGGCGACCGGACCCGCGCACTTCGCCCCCCTGCGGCCCGACCGGGCTGAGCTTGTCGCAGCCCCCGAGGCCCCAGCATGTCCGACCAGAAAACCGATTACCGCGCCACCCTCAACCTGCCCGACACCCCGTTCCCGATGCGCGGCGACCTGCCCCGTCGCGAGCCGGGCTGGGTGAAGCAGTGGGAGGACGAGGGCCTGTACAAGCGCCTGCGCGTCGCCCGCCGCGGCCGCCAGAAGTTCATCCTGCACGACGGCCCGCCGTACGCCAACGGCCAGATCCACATGGGCCACGCGGTGAACAAGGTGCTCAAGGACATGATCGTCAAGTCGCGCCAGCTCAAGGGGCTGGACGCGGCCTACATCCCGGGCTGGGACTGCCACGGGCTGCCGATCGAGAACGCGATCGAGAAGAAGTTCGGCCGCAACCTGCCGCGCGACGAGATGCAGGCCAAGAGCCGCGCCTTCGCCACCGAGCAGATCGGCATCCAGATGGCCGACTTCAAGCGGCTGGGCGTGCTGGGCGACTGGGAGCACCCCTACCGCACCATGGACCTGCGCAACGAGGCCGACGAGATCCGCGCCTTCAAGCGCGTCATCGAGCGCGGCTTCGTCTACCGCGGCCTCAAGCCGGTCTACTGGTGCTTCGATTGCGGCTCCTCGCTGGCCGAGTTCGAGATCGAGTACGCCGACAAGAAGTCGCAGACGCTGGACGTCGGCTTCCTGGCCCACGACCCGGCGGCCCTGGCCCGGGCCTTCGGCCTGGCGGCGCTGCCCAAGGCGCAGGATGCCTTCGTCGTCATCTGGACCACCACCGCCTGGACCATCCCGGCCAACCAGGCGCTGAACCTGAACCCGGAACTCGACTACGCCCTGGTCGACACCCCGCGCGGCTACGTCGTGCTGGCCGCGTCGCTGGTCGAGAAGGCGCTGGCGCGCTACCAGCTCACCGGCGAGGTGGTCGCCACTGCCAAGGGGCAGGCGCTCGACGGCCTGCAGTTCCGGCATCCGCTGTACGAGGTCGACGCGGCCTACCGGCGCCTGTCGCCGGTCTACCTGGCCGACTACGCCACCGCGGAGGACGGCACCGGCATCGTCCACTCCTCGCCGGCCTACGGCCTGGACGACTTCAACAGCTGCATCGCCCACGGCCTGTCCTACGACGACATCCTCAACCCGGTGCAGGGCAACGGCAGCTACGCGCCCGACTTCGCCCTGTTCGGCGGCCAGAACATCTGGAAGGCCGCACCGGTCGTCATCGAGACGCTGGACAAGGCCGGCCGCCTGTTCGCCACCGAGACCATCGCCCACAGCTACCCGCACTGCTGGCGCCACAAGTCGCCGGTCATCTACCGCGCCGCCGCCCAGTGGTTCATACGCATGGACGAAGGCGAAGGCGTGTTCACCCGCGACAAGGCGCCGCAAACGCTGCGCCAGATGGCGCTGGCCGCGATCGAGGAAACCGGCTTCTTCCCCGAGAACGGCAAGGCGCGCCTGCACGACATGATCGCCGGCCGCCCCGACTGGTGCATCAGCCGCCAGCGCAGCTGGGGCGTGCCCCTGCCCTTCTTCCTGCACAAGGACACCCACGAGCTGCATCCGAAGACGATGGAGATCCTCGACCTGGCGGCCGACATGGTGCAGGCCGGGGGCATCGAGGCCTGGAGCAAGGCCACGCCGGAGGACATCCTGGGCCGTGTCGGCGCGGCGGCCGATGCGCCGCAGTACACCAAGAGCACCGACATCCTGGAAGTGTGGTTCGACTCGGGCACCACGCACACCACCGTGCTCAAGGGCTCGCACCCGGGCAGCGCGCACGAGAACGGCCCCGAGGCCGATCTCTACCTCGAGGGCCACGACCAGCACCGCGGCTGGTTCCACTCGTCGCTGCTCACCGCCTGCGCGATGTACGGGCGCGCGCCCTACCGCGGCCTGCTCACGCACGGCTTCACCGTCGACAGCCAGGGCCGCAAGATGAGCAAGTCGCTGGGCAACGGCGTCGATCCGCAGGAGACCTGGAAGAAGCTGGGTGCCGAGATCATCCGCCTGTGGGTGGCCGCCTCCGACTACTCCGGCGACATCGCCGGCGACGACAAGATCCTGGCGCGGGTGGTCGACGCCTACCGCCGCATCCGCAACACGCTGCGCTTCCTGCTGGCCAACGTGAGCGACTTCGACCCGGCCAAGGACGCGGTGCCCATGGCCGAGCTGCTCGAGATCGACCGCTACGCCCTGAGCCGCGCGGCCCAGTTCCAGGCCGAGGTGCTGGCGCACTACGAGGTCTACGAGTTCCACCCGGTGGTGGCCAAGCTGCAGGTCTACTGCTCCGAGGACCTGGGTGCGTTCTACCTCGACATCCTGAAGGACCGGCTCTACACCACCGGCGCCAAGTCGCTCGCCCGCCGCAGCGCGCAGACCGCGCTGTGGACCATCACGCACGCCATGCTGCGCTGGATGGCGCCCTTCCTCAGCTTCACGGCCGAGGAAGCCTGGCAGGTGTTCGGCACTTCCGACTCGATCTTCCTGGAGGAGTACGCCGAGCTGGGCGCGCCCGACGAGGCCCTGCTGGCCAAGTGGAACCGCATCCGCGAGATCCGCGACCTGGCCAACAAGGAGATCGAGGCGGTGCGCGCGAGCGGCGCCGTCGGCTCCTCGCTGCAGGCCAACCTCACCGTCACCGCGCCGGCGGCCGACCACGCGCTGCTGGCCGGCCTGGGCGAGGACCTGAAGTTCGTCTTCATCACCTCGGCGATCGCCCTGGCGGCCGGCGAGGCCCTGGGCGTGCAGGCGGTGCCGTCGACCGACACCAAGTGCGAGCGCTGCTGGCACTGGCGTGCCGACGTCGGTGCCGACCCCGCCCAT from Ramlibacter pinisoli includes:
- the ileS gene encoding isoleucine--tRNA ligase is translated as MSDQKTDYRATLNLPDTPFPMRGDLPRREPGWVKQWEDEGLYKRLRVARRGRQKFILHDGPPYANGQIHMGHAVNKVLKDMIVKSRQLKGLDAAYIPGWDCHGLPIENAIEKKFGRNLPRDEMQAKSRAFATEQIGIQMADFKRLGVLGDWEHPYRTMDLRNEADEIRAFKRVIERGFVYRGLKPVYWCFDCGSSLAEFEIEYADKKSQTLDVGFLAHDPAALARAFGLAALPKAQDAFVVIWTTTAWTIPANQALNLNPELDYALVDTPRGYVVLAASLVEKALARYQLTGEVVATAKGQALDGLQFRHPLYEVDAAYRRLSPVYLADYATAEDGTGIVHSSPAYGLDDFNSCIAHGLSYDDILNPVQGNGSYAPDFALFGGQNIWKAAPVVIETLDKAGRLFATETIAHSYPHCWRHKSPVIYRAAAQWFIRMDEGEGVFTRDKAPQTLRQMALAAIEETGFFPENGKARLHDMIAGRPDWCISRQRSWGVPLPFFLHKDTHELHPKTMEILDLAADMVQAGGIEAWSKATPEDILGRVGAAADAPQYTKSTDILEVWFDSGTTHTTVLKGSHPGSAHENGPEADLYLEGHDQHRGWFHSSLLTACAMYGRAPYRGLLTHGFTVDSQGRKMSKSLGNGVDPQETWKKLGAEIIRLWVAASDYSGDIAGDDKILARVVDAYRRIRNTLRFLLANVSDFDPAKDAVPMAELLEIDRYALSRAAQFQAEVLAHYEVYEFHPVVAKLQVYCSEDLGAFYLDILKDRLYTTGAKSLARRSAQTALWTITHAMLRWMAPFLSFTAEEAWQVFGTSDSIFLEEYAELGAPDEALLAKWNRIREIRDLANKEIEAVRASGAVGSSLQANLTVTAPAADHALLAGLGEDLKFVFITSAIALAAGEALGVQAVPSTDTKCERCWHWRADVGADPAHPAICGRCVSNLYGTGEDRHHA